Proteins found in one Planctomycetes bacterium MalM25 genomic segment:
- the rpoN gene encoding RNA polymerase sigma-54 factor, which produces MQMAQKQVLAPRMIQSMEILQLPILALQERIEQELQDNPCLEQVEPEADDSLQNETVDLSGESEKELVVDEGSNNEDDFERLVNMAENLPDDYEERSRPSADRMEADADRAFDQMANMTARAETLCDYLQHQLSWFDLEEPVRKMAERIIYSLDSNGYLKSPLEELLPPSPVELNGDAEAYRKGQLALAEKALTLVQHLDPPGVGARSLKECLLLQLQPGHPFEEELRVLIENHLEDLQNNRLPQISKKTGFSLDDINELWEEIRLLKPKPGADFTTSNVASVRPDVFLEKDENDKYVVRLENGELPSLYVSPYYRKLLKQAADADEETREYIKRKVNSAQWLIEAIEQRRGTLSRVSQAIVDHQTRFLDEGPEAIEPLKMQQIADRVGVHVTTVSRAVDDKWIQTPRGIFPLKRFFVGGTTNADGEDVAWDVVRIKLQEIVDAEDKSKPLSDDALVKELAGHGVKVARRTVTKYRKAMDIPSSRQRKDWAATK; this is translated from the coding sequence ATGCAGATGGCGCAGAAGCAGGTGCTTGCGCCGCGCATGATCCAGTCGATGGAGATCCTCCAGCTGCCGATCCTCGCCCTCCAGGAGCGGATCGAGCAGGAGCTGCAAGACAACCCGTGCCTCGAGCAGGTCGAGCCCGAAGCGGACGACTCCCTGCAGAACGAGACGGTCGACCTCTCCGGCGAGAGCGAGAAGGAGCTGGTCGTCGACGAGGGGTCGAACAACGAGGACGACTTCGAACGCCTCGTGAACATGGCGGAGAACCTGCCGGACGACTACGAGGAGCGCAGCCGCCCCTCCGCCGACCGGATGGAGGCCGACGCCGACCGGGCGTTCGACCAGATGGCCAACATGACGGCCCGGGCGGAGACCCTCTGCGATTACCTCCAGCACCAGCTCAGCTGGTTCGACCTGGAGGAGCCGGTCCGCAAGATGGCCGAGCGGATCATCTACAGCCTCGACTCGAACGGCTACCTGAAGTCGCCGCTCGAAGAGCTGCTGCCCCCGTCGCCCGTCGAGCTGAACGGCGACGCGGAGGCGTACCGCAAAGGACAGCTCGCGCTCGCCGAGAAGGCGCTCACCCTCGTGCAGCACCTCGACCCGCCGGGCGTCGGCGCGCGGTCGCTGAAGGAGTGCCTCTTGCTGCAATTGCAGCCGGGGCACCCGTTCGAGGAGGAACTGCGGGTTCTCATCGAGAACCACTTGGAGGACTTGCAGAACAATCGCCTGCCGCAGATCTCGAAGAAGACCGGCTTCTCACTCGACGACATCAACGAGCTGTGGGAAGAGATCCGGCTGCTGAAGCCGAAGCCGGGCGCTGACTTCACCACGTCGAATGTCGCCAGCGTGCGGCCCGACGTCTTCCTCGAGAAGGACGAGAACGACAAGTACGTGGTGCGGTTGGAGAACGGCGAGCTGCCGTCGCTCTACGTGTCGCCCTACTACCGCAAGCTTCTCAAGCAGGCGGCCGACGCCGACGAGGAGACCCGCGAGTACATCAAGCGCAAGGTCAACTCGGCCCAGTGGCTGATCGAAGCGATCGAGCAACGCCGGGGCACGCTGAGCCGCGTGTCGCAGGCGATTGTCGATCACCAGACGCGGTTCCTCGACGAGGGCCCCGAGGCGATCGAGCCGCTCAAGATGCAGCAGATCGCCGACCGCGTCGGCGTGCACGTCACCACGGTGAGCCGCGCGGTCGACGACAAGTGGATCCAGACGCCCCGCGGCATCTTTCCGCTCAAGCGGTTCTTCGTCGGCGGCACCACCAACGCGGACGGCGAGGACGTCGCCTGGGACGTGGTCCGGATCAAGCTACAAGAGATCGTCGACGCCGAGGACAAGTCGAAGCCCCTCTCCGACGACGCCCTGGTGAAGGAGCTCGCGGGGCACGGTGTGAAGGTCGCCCGCCGGACGGTCACGAAGTACCGCAAGGCGATGGACATCCCCAGCAGCCGGCAGCGGAAAGACTGGGCCGCGACAAAGTAG
- the lysDH gene encoding Lysine 6-dehydrogenase encodes MKYPVTILGAGKIGRGIARMLHLSGHYDVFVGDIAQGACDALKEETPGVKAEVVDVTNHDAVVAACRDRQAVISACAFDQNEGIAVAALEAGVSYFDLTEDVATTHAVRTIADRSAEGQIFMPQCGLAPGYIGILAHDLCQGFDKLDRVKMRVGALPLYPTNYLKYNLTWSTDGLINEYCNPCEAISGGKLLQLQPMEGLEHFALDGVDYEAFNTSGGLGTLCETLEGRVNDLDYKTVRYTGHRELMMFLLHGLRFYDRRDLLKELMEAAIPCTNQDVVLIFSTVTGWKGDRYEQVADARKVYHGEVHDLEASSIQITTATSMCCVVDLHRLGKLPKKGFVRQEDVKLSDFEANEFGEPYAKATAVRAPIAAT; translated from the coding sequence TTGAAGTACCCCGTCACGATTCTCGGCGCCGGCAAGATCGGCCGTGGCATCGCCCGGATGTTGCACCTCTCGGGGCACTACGACGTGTTCGTCGGTGACATCGCCCAGGGCGCGTGCGACGCGCTCAAGGAGGAGACCCCCGGCGTGAAGGCCGAGGTGGTCGATGTCACGAACCACGACGCCGTCGTCGCCGCCTGTCGAGATCGCCAGGCGGTGATCTCGGCTTGCGCGTTCGATCAGAACGAGGGGATCGCCGTCGCCGCCCTGGAGGCGGGCGTCAGCTACTTCGACCTCACGGAGGACGTCGCCACGACGCACGCGGTCCGCACCATCGCCGACCGCTCCGCCGAGGGGCAGATCTTCATGCCGCAGTGCGGCCTCGCGCCGGGCTACATCGGCATCCTCGCGCACGACCTCTGCCAGGGCTTCGACAAGCTCGACCGCGTGAAGATGCGGGTCGGCGCCCTGCCGCTCTACCCGACCAACTACCTCAAGTACAACCTGACCTGGTCGACCGACGGCCTCATCAACGAGTACTGCAACCCGTGCGAAGCGATCAGCGGCGGCAAGCTCTTGCAGCTCCAGCCCATGGAGGGCCTCGAGCACTTCGCCCTGGACGGCGTCGACTACGAGGCGTTCAACACCTCTGGCGGGCTCGGCACCCTGTGCGAGACCCTGGAGGGACGTGTCAACGACCTCGACTACAAAACCGTCCGCTACACGGGCCACCGCGAGCTGATGATGTTCCTGCTGCACGGCCTGCGGTTCTACGACCGCCGCGACTTGCTCAAGGAGCTCATGGAAGCCGCCATCCCCTGCACCAACCAGGACGTCGTGCTGATCTTCAGCACGGTCACCGGCTGGAAGGGGGACCGCTACGAACAGGTCGCCGACGCCCGCAAGGTCTACCACGGCGAGGTGCACGATCTGGAGGCGAGCTCCATCCAGATCACCACCGCGACCAGCATGTGCTGCGTGGTCGATCTGCACCGGCTGGGCAAGCTGCCGAAGAAGGGCTTCGTGCGGCAGGAAGATGTTAAGCTCTCCGACTTCGAAGCGAACGAGTTCGGCGAGCCCTACGCGAAGGCGACCGCCGTCCGCGCGCCAATCGCCGCGACCTGA
- the dnaX gene encoding DNA polymerase III subunit tau yields the protein MTDAPENAPSPSTSDYVVVARRYRPQTFGELIGQQHVAQALQQAIRTGRIGHAYLFTGARGVGKTSAARILAKALNCESGPTPDPCGACDACQRIAAGDDVDVLEIDGASNRGIDEIRQLRQNAGVRPSRSRLKVYIIDEVHMLTKEAFNALLKTLEEPPEHVKFIFATTEPQKIPITILSRCQRYDFAGVDAGSIGERLRQIAEAEGVAIDEEALQILSVRAAGSMRDSQSLLEQLLAVADGQITADEVNTLLGIAPAARVAELAERLADRDAASGLALLDAAVRTGADPGQVLDQLIGYYRDVMAVTVGCPPEQMLYALPAQHEAAKGLGDRLGVQTLLAAMQVLDQTAQRMRVSVHERTLADMAIVRLASLEDLDDLAQAAADLAANPNASVSSGQKGVSSPPAAVKKNAEPVTRPAPPPPTPIAPQPAEPKALASGAPKQAEPTEPPSRPAPPQAASVDPSQAPVPAPHVPAPPPTAPEAEPNSLTAQLAAMQQNGAKPAPAAPRVSRQAMKRQQLAEVTQQPFVAKAIELFGVEPDKIKYQPPRDS from the coding sequence ATGACGGACGCACCTGAAAACGCACCGTCGCCATCGACCAGCGACTATGTCGTCGTCGCACGCCGCTATCGGCCGCAGACGTTCGGCGAGCTGATCGGCCAACAGCACGTCGCCCAGGCGCTGCAGCAGGCGATCCGCACCGGGCGGATCGGCCACGCCTACCTCTTCACCGGCGCCCGCGGCGTCGGCAAGACCTCGGCCGCCCGCATCCTCGCGAAGGCGCTCAACTGCGAATCGGGCCCCACGCCCGACCCGTGCGGCGCGTGCGACGCCTGCCAGCGGATCGCCGCCGGTGACGACGTCGATGTTCTTGAGATCGACGGCGCCAGCAACCGCGGCATCGACGAGATCCGCCAGCTCCGCCAGAACGCGGGCGTGCGGCCCAGCCGGTCGCGGCTGAAGGTCTACATCATCGACGAAGTCCACATGCTCACGAAGGAGGCGTTCAACGCCCTCCTCAAGACGCTCGAAGAGCCGCCCGAGCACGTGAAGTTCATCTTCGCGACCACCGAGCCGCAGAAGATCCCGATCACGATCCTCAGCCGCTGCCAGCGGTACGACTTCGCTGGCGTCGACGCGGGCTCGATCGGCGAGCGGCTCCGCCAGATCGCCGAGGCCGAGGGCGTGGCGATCGACGAGGAGGCGTTGCAGATCCTGTCGGTCCGCGCGGCGGGCTCGATGCGCGACAGCCAGTCGCTGCTCGAACAGTTGCTCGCGGTCGCCGACGGGCAGATCACCGCCGACGAGGTCAACACGCTGCTGGGCATCGCCCCCGCCGCGCGCGTGGCGGAGCTCGCCGAGCGACTCGCCGACCGCGACGCCGCCAGCGGCCTCGCGTTGCTCGACGCCGCCGTGCGCACCGGCGCCGACCCGGGGCAGGTGCTCGACCAGCTGATCGGCTACTACCGCGACGTGATGGCGGTGACCGTCGGCTGCCCCCCCGAGCAGATGCTGTACGCCCTGCCCGCGCAGCACGAGGCCGCGAAGGGGCTCGGCGATCGTTTGGGGGTGCAGACGCTGCTCGCGGCGATGCAGGTGCTCGACCAGACCGCCCAGCGGATGCGCGTGAGCGTCCACGAGCGGACGCTCGCCGACATGGCGATCGTGCGGCTCGCGTCGCTCGAGGACCTGGACGACCTCGCGCAGGCGGCGGCCGACTTGGCGGCGAATCCGAATGCCTCGGTAAGCAGCGGACAGAAGGGAGTAAGCAGTCCGCCTGCGGCGGTAAAAAAAAACGCTGAGCCGGTAACGCGCCCGGCGCCGCCCCCGCCAACGCCGATTGCTCCCCAGCCAGCTGAGCCGAAGGCGCTAGCCTCGGGCGCCCCAAAGCAGGCAGAACCGACCGAGCCCCCGAGCCGACCCGCGCCGCCACAGGCGGCTAGCGTCGACCCCTCACAAGCCCCGGTCCCCGCGCCGCACGTTCCCGCCCCGCCGCCGACCGCGCCCGAGGCGGAGCCGAACAGCCTGACGGCTCAGCTCGCCGCGATGCAGCAGAACGGCGCGAAACCGGCCCCCGCCGCCCCTCGCGTGTCCCGCCAGGCGATGAAACGTCAGCAGCTCGCGGAGGTGACCCAGCAGCCGTTCGTCGCGAAGGCGATCGAACTCTTCGGCGTCGAACCGGATAAGATCAAGTACCAACCCCCGCGTGACAGCTAA
- the gltX_1 gene encoding Glutamate--tRNA ligase yields MLTRLAPSPTGALHLGNARTFLINWALARQNGWRVLLRVEDLDGPRIKAGMSEHAIDTLRWLGLDWDGEPAYQSADPSPYRAALERLVADRRAYPCRCTRSQILAASLSAPNEGDHELRYPGTCRPAPAGAVATTQLWEGSPDPDSGFVADSADRPGSASGEASHNRSTSHAGLDDPGVSWRFVTPDEGVPFDDAFVGPQAFNPQAQVGDFLVATKDRQPSYQLAVTVDDARQGVTHIVRGDDLLSCTSRQLQLYDALDLGPRPHYTHLPLVVGEDGRRLAKRHGDTRVSHYRDAGAKAERVVGLLAEWCGLGGRREMTTREFAERFDLSRLPKERVVFTASDDQWLKYASEEA; encoded by the coding sequence TTGCTCACCCGCCTCGCCCCTTCGCCGACCGGCGCCCTGCACCTGGGGAACGCGCGCACCTTCCTCATCAACTGGGCGCTCGCCCGACAGAACGGCTGGCGGGTGCTGCTGCGGGTCGAGGACCTCGACGGGCCGCGCATTAAAGCGGGCATGTCGGAGCACGCGATCGACACGCTCCGCTGGCTCGGCCTCGATTGGGACGGCGAGCCCGCCTATCAGTCGGCCGACCCTTCGCCCTACCGCGCAGCGCTCGAGAGGCTCGTCGCCGACCGCCGCGCGTACCCGTGCCGCTGCACGCGCTCGCAGATCCTCGCCGCCAGCCTCAGCGCGCCGAATGAGGGGGACCACGAGCTCCGCTATCCGGGGACTTGCCGCCCGGCGCCCGCTGGAGCCGTGGCAACCACCCAGCTGTGGGAGGGGTCTCCTGACCCCGATTCCGGCTTCGTGGCCGACTCGGCTGACAGACCGGGATCGGCTTCTGGAGAAGCCTCCCACAACCGAAGCACCTCACACGCGGGGCTCGACGACCCGGGCGTGTCGTGGCGGTTCGTGACGCCGGACGAGGGCGTGCCGTTCGACGATGCGTTCGTCGGACCGCAGGCGTTCAACCCGCAAGCCCAGGTCGGCGACTTCCTGGTCGCCACCAAGGACCGCCAGCCGAGCTACCAGCTCGCCGTCACCGTCGACGACGCCCGGCAGGGGGTCACGCACATCGTGCGGGGCGACGACCTGCTGAGCTGCACGTCGCGGCAGTTGCAGCTGTACGACGCCCTCGACCTGGGCCCCCGCCCCCACTACACGCACCTGCCGCTGGTCGTGGGCGAGGACGGCCGGCGGCTGGCCAAGCGGCACGGTGACACGCGGGTCTCGCACTACCGCGACGCCGGCGCGAAGGCCGAGCGCGTCGTCGGCCTGTTGGCCGAGTGGTGCGGGCTCGGCGGACGCCGCGAGATGACGACCCGCGAGTTCGCGGAGCGTTTCGACTTATCGCGGCTGCCGAAGGAACGCGTCGTATTCACCGCGTCTGACGATCAGTGGCTCAAGTACGCGAGCGAAGAGGCCTGA
- a CDS encoding Nucleoid-associated protein, producing MFKGLGALGNIGQMMQQAQQVGAKMKEMQAELAAKRVTGEAGGGMVTVEMTGAQEVVKVTIDPGLVERGEREMIEDLTVAAIQDAGEKAKAVAAEAMQEATGGLDLPGMGDMLANLPGGQQ from the coding sequence ATGTTCAAAGGTCTCGGCGCCCTCGGCAATATTGGCCAGATGATGCAGCAGGCGCAGCAGGTGGGCGCCAAGATGAAGGAGATGCAGGCCGAGCTGGCCGCGAAGCGCGTCACCGGCGAGGCGGGCGGAGGCATGGTCACCGTCGAGATGACCGGCGCCCAGGAGGTCGTGAAGGTGACGATCGACCCGGGCCTCGTCGAGCGGGGCGAGCGCGAGATGATCGAGGACCTCACGGTCGCCGCCATCCAAGACGCCGGCGAAAAGGCGAAAGCCGTCGCCGCCGAGGCGATGCAAGAAGCGACCGGCGGCCTCGACCTCCCCGGCATGGGCGACATGCTGGCGAACCTGCCGGGCGGGCAGCAGTAG
- the gabD_1 gene encoding Succinate-semialdehyde dehydrogenase [NADP(+)] GabD, which produces MELPTHLLPESIDDVRAGVAIGGDYLLGAGEAFGPRSPIDGESTGKCGAASPDEVAGAVHAAHEAFLKWRTVPAPVRGELVRRIGDLAREHKADLAKLITLEAGKIPSEAEGEVQEWIDVCDFAVGLSRQLYGLSIASERPEHQLIEQWHPLGVVGVISAFNFPCAVWAWNAMIGLVCGDPIVWKPSEQTPLIALACHEMVVRAAATMDEAPAALSCVVSGGADVGAALAADANVPLVSATGSIPMGKKVAAVVGARLGKSLLELGGNNAMIVAPTADLDLAVRGIVFSAVGTAGQRCTSLRRLIVHESIADDLQARLKKAYATLPIGDPTKEGVLVGPLVGQPAFDKVQASLAASQQQGGSVVCGGERVTEGVPAGGYYVEPALVRMPSQTEVMHDETFAPLTYLVTYHDLDEAIALQNGVPQGLSSALFTSDVREAGRFTGPAGSDCGIANVNIGTSGAEIGGAFGGEKETGGGRESGSDSWKQYMRRSTNTINYGKELPLAQGVKFDV; this is translated from the coding sequence ATGGAACTCCCCACGCATCTGCTCCCCGAATCGATCGACGACGTCCGCGCGGGCGTGGCGATCGGCGGCGACTACCTGCTCGGCGCCGGCGAAGCGTTCGGGCCCCGCTCGCCGATCGACGGCGAGTCGACCGGCAAGTGCGGCGCCGCCTCGCCCGACGAGGTCGCCGGCGCCGTCCACGCCGCGCACGAAGCGTTCCTCAAGTGGCGCACCGTCCCCGCGCCCGTGCGGGGCGAACTCGTTCGGCGGATCGGCGACTTGGCGCGCGAGCACAAGGCCGACCTCGCCAAGCTGATCACCCTCGAAGCGGGCAAGATCCCTTCGGAGGCCGAGGGCGAGGTCCAGGAGTGGATCGACGTCTGCGACTTCGCCGTCGGACTCAGCCGCCAGCTCTACGGCCTCTCGATCGCCAGCGAGCGTCCCGAGCACCAACTGATCGAGCAGTGGCACCCGCTCGGCGTGGTCGGCGTGATCTCCGCGTTCAACTTCCCGTGCGCCGTCTGGGCGTGGAACGCGATGATCGGCCTGGTTTGTGGCGACCCGATCGTCTGGAAGCCGTCGGAGCAGACGCCGCTGATCGCCCTGGCCTGCCACGAGATGGTCGTCCGCGCGGCCGCCACCATGGACGAGGCGCCCGCCGCGCTGTCGTGTGTCGTTAGCGGCGGGGCCGACGTCGGCGCCGCGCTCGCCGCCGATGCGAACGTGCCGCTCGTCTCCGCAACGGGCTCGATCCCGATGGGCAAGAAGGTCGCCGCCGTGGTCGGCGCGCGGCTCGGCAAGTCGCTGCTGGAGTTGGGCGGCAACAACGCGATGATCGTCGCCCCCACGGCCGACCTCGACCTCGCGGTCCGCGGGATCGTCTTCTCCGCGGTCGGCACCGCGGGCCAACGCTGCACGAGCCTCCGCCGGCTGATCGTCCACGAGTCGATCGCCGACGACCTGCAAGCACGGCTCAAGAAGGCGTACGCCACCCTGCCGATCGGCGACCCGACAAAGGAGGGTGTGCTCGTCGGCCCGCTCGTCGGACAGCCCGCTTTCGATAAGGTGCAAGCGAGCCTCGCCGCCTCCCAGCAGCAGGGGGGCTCGGTCGTCTGCGGCGGAGAGCGCGTCACCGAGGGCGTTCCCGCCGGTGGCTACTATGTTGAGCCCGCGTTGGTCCGGATGCCGAGCCAGACCGAGGTGATGCACGACGAAACGTTCGCCCCGCTCACCTACCTGGTCACTTACCATGACCTCGACGAGGCGATCGCCCTCCAGAACGGCGTGCCGCAGGGCCTCTCCTCCGCCCTCTTCACGAGCGACGTCCGCGAGGCGGGCCGGTTCACCGGCCCGGCGGGCAGCGACTGCGGCATCGCCAACGTGAACATCGGCACGAGCGGCGCCGAGATCGGCGGCGCCTTCGGCGGCGAGAAGGAGACCGGCGGCGGCCGCGAGAGTGGCTCCGACAGCTGGAAGCAGTACATGCGTCGCAGCACCAACACGATCAACTACGGCAAAGAGCTGCCGCTGGCCCAGGGCGTGAAGTTCGACGTGTGA